The sequence below is a genomic window from Lolium perenne isolate Kyuss_39 chromosome 4, Kyuss_2.0, whole genome shotgun sequence.
aagaagctgaagcatatcaagctgcgttttcattcgattcgcgagtacatcgaagatggtgaagtagagatttgcaaagtacacacagatctgaatgttgcagattcgttgactaaagctctccctagggcaaagcatgaccaacaccagaatgctatgggtgttaggtaccttacaatgtaatctagattattgactctagtgcaagtgggagactgttggagatatgcccaagaggcaataataaagtggttattataatatctttgtgtttatgataaaagtttgcataccatgctataattgtattaaccgaaacattgatacatgtgtgttatgtaaacaacaaggagtccctagtaagcctcttgtataactagcttgttgattaatggatgatcatggtttcgtgatcatgaacattggatgttattaataacaaggttatgtcattagttgaatgatataatggaaataagctttcgatacatagttgtcttagtccttcgaccatgagatcatgtaaatcacttacaccggaagggtactttgattacatcaaacgccattgcgtaaatgggtggttataaagatgggattaagtatttggaaagtgtgagttgaggcatatggatcaatagtgggatttgtccatcctgatgacggatagatatactctgggccctctcggtggaatgtcgtctgattagcttgcaagcatatgatttgatcataagagatgacataccgcggtacgagtaaagagtacttgtcagtaacgaggttgaacaaggtatggagataccgatgatcaaacctcggataagtaaagtatcgtgtgacaaagggaattgacatcgtatgtaattggttcaatcgatcactaagtcatcgttgaatatgtgggagccattatggatctccagatcccgctattggttattgctctgagaggagtctcgaccatgtctgcatagttcgcgaaccgtagggtgacgcgcttaaggttcgatgtcgcataagtagatttgagtaTGGTATGGAGacaaagtttgttcggagtctcggatgtgatccaggatgtcacgaggaggtccggaatagtccggagaataagattcatataagggaagttgatttctgggtttcggaaatgttcgggattttttcggtggttgactggaaggttctagaaggttccggaggggtcctccatggggcccacgacctaggaggcctagcatgggccgaggggatgctccctggcctaatgggccaggggcacatggcccccaaggcccaggccggccaaccccctagggtttcctagggggggatcaacttgggggaggggaaagccctctcccccctcttggccgccgccccccccaaccctagatgggaaggggggccaccttggccggctggccccctatataaagaggggaggggtggccggccacaccccccatccattgcctcctcctctggccgcctctccctccaccatacgctgctccggcttaggcgaagccctgcagcttttcttcctccactaccaccaccacgccgtcatgctgctggaattaggaggagatctaccacacctccgctgcccgctggaacgggagaggaaggagcttcatcgacaccgtacgcgcgaccgagtacggaagtgctgccggattgcagcaccggggacgatcgtctacaccaacaacgagattaatctcgtaggctttggaatcttcgagggttagtctcatctccatctcgttgcttagatcttgtagattagatcttgggtgttccatagattagatcttggatttattcgtcttacggtaggaatttttttgttttctatgctacgaatcccatcaatgaGGCCGTATGTGAAGTCCATAAGACACCGTGAGTCATATGTAGCGCAAAATACGCTTAACAGCAGACCAATGGGTGTCACGAGGCGCCTGTAAATACTGACAAACTCGGTTGACAGCAAAAGAAATATCTGGTCTCGTAATCGTCAAGTACTGGAGACCACCAACAATGCTCCTATAGTCCGTCGCATCCACAGAGGATAAAAGCTCACCATCAACAGCCGTAATTTTGTCAGTGGTAGACATGGGTGTAGTCGCCGTTTTGCACTTAAGCATCCCAGCCCGCTGTAGCAATTCCAAGGAGTACTTCTTTTGTGTCATAAGTAGGCCATGAGCACTAGGGGAAACTTCAACACCAAGGAAGTAATGAAGTTTACCAAGATCTTTGACAGCAAAATCAGCACCAAGAGAACGAACAAGGGCATCAGCAGCGACCTGGGACGAACTGACTAGTataatatcatccacatagaccAATAAGTACATAGTGACCTCTGGCTTCTGAAGAAGAAATAAAGAGGAGTCAGCTGTAGATGGCGCAAAACCATGAGCTCGCAAGACGAgcatgccaggcacgaggagcttGCTTCAAACCATATAGTGTTTTGGTGAGACGACAGATATAATCAGGATGATCAGGGTCGGCCAAACCAGGCGGCTGTCGCATATAAAACTCCTCCTCCAGAACTCCATGAAGAAAGGCATTCTGCACATCCAACTGACGAAGAGACCGACCACGAGTCACAGCAATAGACAGAAGCAACCTGATGGTGGTAGGCTTGACCACTGGACTGAAGGTGTCTTCATAGTCAAGACCATAACGCTGACGAAAACCCTGGCAACAAGGCGCGCTTTGTAGCGCTCAATCGATCCATCAGAATGTTTCTTCACTTTGAAAACCCATTTGGAGTCAATAATGTTGACCCGCGGCGGTGAGGGAACAAGAGTCCAGGTCTCGTTGCGAAGAAGAGCATTATATTCTTGTTCCATAGCCTGTCGCCAATGTGGAATACCCATAGCAGCCTGATATGTACGAGGTTCAGAAGACGGATCCGCAACGGCAGCAGCCATGCACGCAGCATACCACGCAACTGTGCCATCAGTGCGCTCCAGAGGACGGTAAATGCCACTGCGACTGCGTGTGTGTGGACGGAGGACAGGAGCCTTCGATGTCGATGGTGCATCCGAAGAGGACCCAGCAGACGAGGGGCTGGGCGATGCATCAGATGATGGCGTCGGTGAAGCACCAGGTGAGCTGTCCGGCGAAGAGGGCACCCCAGGAGACGCGTCTGGCGTCGGGGACCGCGGGGATACCACGGGTGGCGAAGGCGGGCCATCGCCAGGAGACGACGCACGCGGCGACAGTGGCCGAGGCGACGCAGCAGGCGTGAAGGGCTGGGGCGACGGCCCAGCACCAGGCGAGGACGCGCGCGGCGTCGAGGGGGCGTCGTCTGCATGGGCACGCGATTCCACGCCATGCATGGGCGGATCGACGTGGGAGGCAGGCGGTGGCGAGGGAGCTGGGTCCCGGTGTGCATGGGCACGCGACCCCATGCCATGCATGGGCCGATCGATGTGGGAGGCAGGGGGCGTGTCCAAGGGAGGTTCCGTCGCCTCCAAAATTTCCAAGCGAGCCCTACATCCAGTTCCTGCACCATGGTTAGGCAACAATACTGGAGAGTATGCAACATCATCAAATTGGTCAGAGGCAATAGAGGATGAATGCAGTGATGGTGGGTCGGTGGTGGACACAGGGAGTTTGGAAAATGGAAAGACACGCTCATCAAAGATGACATCCCGGGATATGTAAACACGATTAATGGGAACATGAAGGCATTTGTACCCTTTGTGAAGAGAACTATAGCCAAGGAAGACACACTTTTTAGACCTAAATTCCAGCTTGCGTTTGTTGTAAGGGCGCAAATGAGGCCAGCAGGCACACCCAAACACTTTGAAGAATGTATAGTCAGGCTGTTCATTAAGCAAAAGTTCTATAGGAGTCTTCATATTAAGAACACGAGTGGGAGTACGGTTGATGAGAAAACATGCAGTGGTGAAAGCATCACTCCAAAACCGAAAAGGAACCGATGCATGGGCCAAAAGAGTAAGACCAGTTTCGACTATGTGACGATGCTTACGTTCGACAGAACCATTTTGCTGATGTGTATGTGGACATGCTAAACGATGCGCGATCCCAAGCGACTGGAAGAAGGAGTTAAGGTTACGATACTCACCACCCCAATCCGACTGGACATGAACAATCTGGTGCTTGAGAAGGCGTTCAACATGTTTCTGGAACTGAACAAAGATATCAAAAACATCAGATTTACGCTTAATAAGATAAAGCCAAGTGAAACGACTGTAAGCATCAACAAAACTGACATAATAATTATGACCACTGGTGGAGGTTTgggcaggaccccatacatctgAAAAAACAAGTTCTAGAGGATGTGTCACCTCACGACTAGACTCTGAAAAAGGAAGTTGATGACTCTTCCCCTGCTGacaagcatcacacactactacaTCTTTATTACTAGGAATGCTAGGAAGCTCATGACGACGCAACACATGACGAACTATAGGGGTGGCAGGATGACCAAGGCGAGCATGCCACTGTGACGGCGAGACGCGAACTCCACTGAAAACCCGAGATACTCCAGGATGCTCCAGACGATAGAGGCCCTGGCATAGGCGCCCACTAAGTAGAACGTCCCGTGTGTCCCGGTCCTTAATGAAAAGATCAAAAGGGTGAAATTCACAGAACACATTATTATCATAAGTGAGTTTAGGAACTGAAAGAAGATTACGCGTCACAGATGGTACTTGAAGAATGTTGCGAAGTTGGAGACTCCTATTGGCATGACTAGTGATAAGAGATGCTTGACCAATATGGGAGATGTGCATACCTGCTCCATTGGCGGTGTGGACCTTGTCGGAACCTTGATAGGGCTCGCGAGATTGGAGCTTCCCCATCTCGCTAGTCAGGTGCTCCGTAGCCCCAGAGTCCATATACCAGTATGGATCAACAGAGTAGGACTGAGTGGAACCCTGGGACTTGGGCGGCGGGGCAGGCTTGTCTGCCATGGCGACTTGTCGCGCAGCGTTGCGTGTGTCCTTGCCATCATTACCAAGGCCAAGAAAACTCTTCTGAAAGCGACGATGGCACTTGGAGGCCCAGTGACCGTCAAGGCCACATAACTGGCACACGCGGCGACCCCCACTCCCGGGCAGGGTCGTCGGGATCGACGTGGGCTGCGGCGACGGAGGCGTGGCACCTCCCTTTGCTGGCGCGGGCGACGAAGGGCCCTTGTAGGCAGCGTTGGCAGATGCGGAGGAACCACGGTTGCGGTTGGCACGCCGCGCCTCGACGCGCTGCTCAGTGAGAAGAAGACGGGAGTAGACCTCATGCGCCATAAGTGGTGAAGTCTGTGCCCGCTCGTTGATGATCTCAACCAAGCCATCATACTCCTCATCCAGACCATTGACGATGAAGGAGTTAAACTCGGAGTCGGTAAGCGGGAGGCCGATGGATGCCAGCGTGTCGGCAAGTCCCTTGACCTTGTTGTAGAACTCCGTGGCTGAAGAGTCGAGCTTCTCGCAATCGCCCAGCTCACGGCGAAGGGAGCTGGCGCGAGCCTGGGATTGAGAGGCAAACGAGCGCTCGAGGATTGTCCAAGCCTCCTGGGACGTCTTGGCAAAGACAATGAGCCCGGTGACGGACGGCGAGAGCGACCCCTAGATGGAGGAGAGGATCGCTTGGTCCTGGCCCGTCCATACGCGATGCGCTGGGTTATATACCGGCCCGTTGACGCTGTCCACAAGCGCCGGGGGGCACGGAAGAGAGTCGTCGACATAGCCGAGGAGGTAGTGGCTGCCGAGAAGCGGCAGAACTTGCGCACGCCAGAAGATGTAGTTGTCCGGGGTGAGCTTCACGGTGATGTGGCTGCCAAAGTGAAACGGCGTAGGCAGCGATCCCGTGTGAAAAACTGCCGGAGGCGTATACGCCATCGGGGCAGCCGGTGCAGATGGAGAAACCGTCGCCATCACGGGAGTTGTCCCGGACGAGGGCGCGGAGGCCACCAGCGGGGCGTACGGCGTGAGGGCCGACGCGGAGAGGCCCGCCATCCAGGCTGCCGCCATCGCCTCGGTCGTGAGAGGCTAGGGCGATGCAGCAGGAGCGGAGGCAGCGGGCGGGGGCGCGGGCGACGTGGATATCGTCTGCGCGAGTCCCGGCGACGAAGAGGCCGAGGGCTGgttggagaagaaggagccgATGCTCATCGTCCCGATCGGGGGGGCCATGGCCGCATGATCGATCAGACGAGAGAGGAGGGCCGCAAGCGACGCGGGGAGGTAGCCGGCGTTGGAGGACCCGGAGGTGGCGGCGCTCGacatggcggcgacggcggctgTGCGGGTGACGGCGGCTACTAAGGCGGCGcgagcggcggctagggtttgggcggaAGCGTGGAACGTACCAAGTCTGATACCATGTAATACAATGTAATTGGGGGAAACCGGCTCAACCCTCAAAGGGGTGGCctaacacatatatatatatatgggtgTGTCATACAAGAGTACATACGTACAATATACATAAGCTATACATAGTCTAACAGCCACAGGAGGATCTACTGCCACCTCAGCCATAGGATGTTGAACTGACAGGTTCAACAACATGTACAGACTCGGGATCGCAAAATAAACTTTGATCTTTTGGCCTCTACCCTAGTGAAGGGCAAGGTCAACATGGCCGCAAGAAATAGTACTCCAACAAAGCTCAAGACCAAGCCCATGCAGAAACCTAAGGGGAAGAAACCAACCAAGACCAATGCATGCAGTGCCAGATTTGGCAGATCAAGACCTAGACGATTGAAGCATTTGCGAGGAAATTGTGCACACATATAATCCTAGAGAGGCATTGTTGCAAAACAAAGACTACACATCAGCAGGGATATAATCCAAAGCGCTTCAAGATAGGTGAATGAAATTGGCCGCCCAATGGTAAGAATGTGTTAGCTTCAAAAAAGAGCATTTCCTTCATGACGACGGGCAGTGTTCGATCGACTTTGCATAATTGTTGTTAAACCTTTTCAACTTCAATATGATTAATTAATGCGTCCACCATGAGATTCTACACATTGTTTTTTTTATGTAACCATATTTTCATTACATAAACAGTTTACAGAGATTACACATATGGTCACCACACAAGATAAATATTTGTGTCAAGCAACTTTGCACAAGGAAACCCACAAGAAGTAAAACTACAAGTTCACCCTTGGAGAAACCCGTGCCTCGCCGAAACATAATTGTTAGTACTTTACATGTTGTTTTCACATTCCAATAGCTTCGTTCTATTCACTCACTACATGATGACTAGCTATTCtctgagagttcgatataaaccgttGAGTCAAATCACCCTTGTTTCATCACTCTGCACTTTAAATCCCAACTAAAGTGGAAACCACGTGTAGTTTTGTTGCCATCATCGACTTGAAATCTGCATTTATAACTACCTAGTTAAGGAGTAACATTTGATAGACCTTAAGTAAGTCGATCCACAACCCAGATCGCGTTAGGACCTCATGTCTAAGCGCATAACATCATTGATTCAGACTAAGAAAtgccaagttttttttttttgaaaatgcgAGGGTCCCGATGGACCCATTGCTTATATTAACATTGAACAAGATTACAACATAGCTCAAACCAAAGTTTTGTGCTCTGAAAACTAGATCCTAAACAAATAGTGTCTACAAGCACACATAAAAGACAAGCTTCTGAACTAGGCTGCCTACCCAAAAGAATACAATCCGGAGACTACCCACTAGTACCGAGGTCGCGccagaatcttcttcttcatgatgatcttatccgccggcatcctcttcttcatgatgatcttctccgctgaCATGTGGTGCTTCGTCCTCTCGCTCGCCATGGTCTACATGCGCACCATTTGttggggccggccgcgcctggttgtcccgcatgaaaccgcgcctcagcaggtgctcctccaatTATCCgaaatcagggttgatccagcgcacgagtttgcatgatcgacacagacatcttatctggcgcctattgtttcgaatcatgtcctccttcgcgtctttcttgtatctagagattcgagtgGAACTCATCGAGAGGGCCATGGTTGCCTGCCAATGGTATACATAGAGCAGAAAATTAAAACCGCAACACATGTACACACATGCATGGACCTCTCCTAAAGGTATACATAgagcggaaaatttcggcatgacctctcctaaAGGTAGGACAGATGGGTAGTGCAAAAATTTgcagaaacggaaatgaatcaaagtttcggcaaacatccatgcaccacaccggcacatacacgagcgcttcacctgcaacaagcatccatacacaccgacggccacacaagatcgacatgcatatgcatgtcccctccaactactcacattgtagattcgataccgaggCGAGACCGCGATCTATGagttggagaggaggagagagtatggagagccttctcctcaccaccaattatgtatcaaccaaagtaagtgcaataagtacCAAAGCAAGTGAAAAATATGGCCAAAATGGGATGAGAGAGAAGGGgagacgagctagatggaggaggaagaagaatgattttgggtagtgtggtaggtggaGGGGTTGGCACTTTTAtagatctggttcgctaattctgtggcgcagcagGATCGGGtcttgtttctgtggcgcatcaggCAAGGTGCGCGACAGAatgtcttaattctgtggcgcaccggggcTGGTGTGCCACATAAtgccttaattttgtggcgcacgtgGTCCTATGCGCCACATAAATAGGGAACCAAATTTCAGTGGCGCATGCGTgtcaggtgcgccacaaaaataagctacttCTGTGGGGCACCGTTCTGTGGCGCACGCAaaaccggtgcgccacagaatagcatcCCACCTATATCTAGTTTCCTACTAGTGACCAGGTGGTCCGACGAGAACTCGGACATGAAGAACCTGCGATCGCATTCTTCAGGagcctttgatacgtctccgacgtatcgataatttcttatgtttcatgccacattattgatgttatctacatgttttatgcacactttatgtcatattcgtgcattttctggaactaacctattaacaagatgccgaagtgccagttgctgttttctgctgtttttggtttcagaaatcctagtaaggaaatattctcggaattggatgaaatcaacgcccaggggcctatttttccacgaagcttccagaagtccgaagacgagatgaagaggggccacgaggcagccagagcatagggcggcgcggcccctgccctggccgcgcggccctatggtctgggcccctcgcgccgcctcttgacctacccttccgcctacttaaagcctccgtgacgaaaccccggcaccgagagccacgatacggaaaaccttccagagacgctgccaacgccgatcccatctcgggggatccaggagatcgcctccggcaccctgccggagaggggaatcatctcccggaggactctacgccgccatggtcgcctccggtgtgatgtgtgagtagtctacccctggactatgggtccatagcagtagctagatggttgtcttatccctattgtgctatcattgtcggatcttgtgagctgcctaacatgatcaagatcatctatctgtaattctatatgttgcgtttgttgggatccgatgaatagagaatacttgttatgttgattatcaaagttatatctatgtgttatttatgatcttgcatgctctccgttactagtagatgctctggccaagtagatgcttgtaactccaagagggagtatttatgctcgatagtgggttcatgcctacattgacacaggacgatgtgagaaagttctaaggttgtgttgtgctgttgccactagggataaaacattgatgctatgtctaaggatgtagttgttgattacattacgcaccatacttaatgcaattgtctgttgctttgcaacttaatactggacggggttcggatgataacctgaaggtggactttttaggcatagatgcagttggatggcggtctatgtactttgtcgtaatgcccaattaaatctcactatactcatcatgatatgtatgtgcatggtcatgctctctttatttgtcaattgctcaactgtaatttgttcacccaacatgctgtttatcttatgggagagacacctctagtgaactgtggaccccggtccaattctctttactgaaatacaatcttctgcaatattgttctactgttttctgcaaacaatcatcttccacacaatacggttaatcctttgttacagcaagccggtgagattgacaacctcactgtttcgttggggcaaagtactttggttgtgttgtgcaggttccacgttggcgccggaatccctggtgttgcgccgcactacatcccgccgccatcaaccttcaacgtgcttcttggctcctcctggttcgataaaccttggtttctttctgagggaaaacttgctgctgtgcgcatcataccttcctcttggggttcccaacgaacgtgtgagttacacgccatcaagctagatttctggcgccgttgccggggagatcaagacacgctgcaaggggagtctccacttctcaatctctttactttgtttttgtcttgcttagttttatttactactttgtttgctgcactaaatcaaaatacaaaaaaattagttgctagttttactttatttgctatcttgtttgctatatcaaaaacacaaaaaaattagttacttgcatttactttatctagtttgttttatttactgttgctaaaatggccaaccctgaaaatactaagttgtgtgacttcacaaccacaaataataatgatttcttatgcacacctattgctccacctgctactacagcagaattctttgaaattaaactgctttcttgaatcttgttatgcgagagcaattttacagtgttagttctgatgatgctgctgcccatcttaataattttgttgaactatgtgaaatgcaaaaatataaagatgtagatggtgatattattaaactaaaattgttccctttctcattaagaggaagagctaaagattggttgctatctctgcctaagaatagtattgattcatggactaaatgcaaggatgcttttattggtagatattatccccctgctaaaattatatctttgaggagtagcataatgaattttaaacaattagatactgaacatgttgctcaagcttgggaaagaatgaaatctctggttaaaaactgcccaacccatggactgactacttggatgatcatccaaaccttctatgcaggactaaatttttcttcacggaatttattggattcagctgctggaggtacctttatatccatcactcttggtgaagcaacaaagcttcttgataatatgatgatcaactactctgaatggcacacggaaagagctccacaaggtaagaaggtaaattctgtcgaagaaacctcttccttgagtgataaaattgatgctattatgtctatgcttgtgaatgataggactaatattgatcctaataatgttccattagcttcattggttgcacaagaagaacatgttgatgtaaacttcattaaaaataataatttcaacaacaatgcttacggtaccaattctagtaacaactataggccatatacttataataatggcaacggctatggtaattcttatgggaattcttacaacaataataggagttcaccccctggacttgaagccatgcttaaagaatttattagtacacaaactgcttttaacaaatctgttgaagaaaagcttgggaaaattgatatacttgcttctaaagtcgatagtcttgctgctgatgttgatcttttgaaatcaaaagttatgc
It includes:
- the LOC139839122 gene encoding uncharacterized protein, which gives rise to MAAAWMAGLSASALTPYAPLVASAPSSGTTPVMATVSPSAPAAPMAYTPPAVFHTGSLPTPFHFGSHITVKLTPDNYIFWRAQVLPLLGSHYLLGYVDDSLPCPPALVDSVNGPGSLSPSVTGLIVFAKTSQEAWTILERSFASQSQARASSLRRELGDCEKLDSSATEFYNKVKGLADTLASIGLPLTDSEFNSFIVNGLDEEYDGLVEIINERAQTSPLMAHEVYSRLLLTEQRVEARRANRNRGSSASANAAYKGPSSPAPAKGGATPPSPQPTSIPTTLPGSGGRRVCQLCGLDGHWASKCHRRFQKSFLGLGNDGKDTRNAARQVAMADKPAPPPKSQGSTQSYSVDPYWYMDSGATEHLTSEMGKLQSREPYQGSDKVHTANGAVPKLTYDNNVFCEFHPFDLFIKDRDTRDVLLSGRLCQGLYRLEHPGVSRVFSGVRVSPSQWHARLGHPATPIFQKHVERLLKHQIVHVQSDWGGEYRNLNSFFQSLGIAHRLACPHTHQQNGSVELLLPNHGAGTGCRARLEILEATEPPLDTPPASHIDRPMHGMGSRAHAHRDPAPSPPPASHVDPPMHGVESRAHADDAPSTPRASSPGAGPSPQPFTPAASPRPLSPRASSPGDGPPSPPVVSPRSPTPDASPGVPSSPDSSPGASPTPSSDASPSPSSAGSSSDAPSTSKAPVLRPHTRSRSGIYRPLERTDGTVAWYAACMAAAVADPSSEPRTYQAAMGIPHWRQAMEQEYNALLRNETWTLVPSPPRVNIIDSKWVFKVKKHSDGSIERYKARLVARVFVSVMVLTMKTPSVQWSSLPPSGCFCLLL
- the LOC127347190 gene encoding uncharacterized mitochondrial protein AtMg00810-like, translated to MLVLRAHGFAPSTADSSLFLLQKPEVTMYLLVYVDDIILVSSSQVAADALVRSLGADFAVKDLGKLHYFLGVEVSPSAHGLLMTQKKYSLELLQRAGMLKCKTATTPMSTTDKITAVDGELLSSVDATDYRSIVGGLQYLTITRPDISFAVNRVCQYLQAPRDTHWSAVKRILRYI